A segment of the Candoia aspera isolate rCanAsp1 chromosome 8, rCanAsp1.hap2, whole genome shotgun sequence genome:
TGCctgttttttatatgcattgcaACCTACCTAAAAAAGTGGAGCTTCATCAtagttgccattttttaaaaatctaccctGCCCAAGTACCTATGGTGGGACAGCAAAGAAGTTTTATCTTCCCATTTGAAAATATTCAGTATTCTCTTAATAATATAGTTCATGGCTGAATTGGGTAATGCTAAATGATAGGGAAAGTATATACtctgaaaccattttttaaaatctgcctaTGCAGGTACCCATACAGCTGAATAACGAAATAGCTGTACTTCAGAAGAATAAGAGAAACATGTAGAAAGGATAATGTCTGTATATTTGGAAACTTACCTTGTTACCTACAGTAGAGTGCCAACATAGTGTATTGTTTAAGGCaatctttctcaacttttttgaccctggaggaacccttgaaatattttttaggcctcggggaacccctgtacgttcaggctccaatataggccagaagttacaaaattaatgcatatatatgcattaatagtgttcttaaactaaaaataaagaataaaacttacctctttattgtaaagttgcccaaatttgaaataattctaaaataaatcatgatctcccaggtaacccctagtgacctcttgtggaaccctaggattccacagaaccctgccTGAGAAACCTTGGTTTAAGGCGCTGAACTAAGaacagggagatccaggttttAGTCCTCCTGTATGCATGGAGGCCAGCCAGAtcactttggaccagtcattccctcttaatttttatttgcttatttttattttaacatgctATTCATGTGCTATTCAGTGCTATTTTAAAGGCCTCATCATTTCCTCTTAGCCCTGATCACTCAAACAGGGCTCTGTAACAAGCATGATTGAAAAAACAATACACCCCCCCATATCACATCATGCATTGATAGCTTTGCTATAGTTACTAAGTGAGTGCGGGGAAAGCAAGCAGATCCTGCAACCAAGCAGAACAAATACTAGGAGGAACAGCAAGTAGTCTCTCTGTGGAGAGAATTACAAAAAATTGTTCATAAATTCAGATGTATAACCTAGATAGCAAGTTCTTGGACAAGTAACTTCTGTGGGTATATTAGTTAAATGGAGTTTATGATGTAATTAAGgtaagtaagttttttttttagtagtatAACCAATGGAATTGCATacaaaatagtaacagggagagtCAAGTATCTCTTGTACAGTGCTCCATGGGCCATGCATGCACTGGGATGACTTGCATGGATCAAAATCTGTATCTGAGTTACTGTTGATTAAGAGTCTTGATCCCATCCTAGGGCAGAGTATGAgattttttattgttgctgttataaAACAGTTGAGAGGGAAAAAAGCTTTTGGCAATCTGCTGTGAACCATCAAGAAATAATCTACTGTCTATTCCTGAATATATTAAACATATATTCTGAGTGTAGTGTAATGACTAGCATCCCTATCCTAAAAACATCACAGCAGCACAGCTCAAGGCAGTGTCATAGCAACTGAACTagagaaatgtgtttttttattgCTTGGCATAGCAGTTAATTAATGTGAAGCTTCCTTCAAATATCACCGTTTCAGTGAAGCCAGAGCTATAGCAAAGGGTTCAGGTAATTGTCCACACATGAGCTCCCTAACATGCAAACTGGGTTGAAAGGAGGCACAATGGTATCTCAAAGGCtagctattttattgtaaacataaGCTTCCGTAGATGGGAGCCTGCTTCAACAGATGCCTTGACAAATTTTGTTATGATATAAAAGTATTTTCTTCAAACTGAGCAACTTTGTGGGAACTAATTGATAAAATGTCTAAGGGATGGTGATAACACAACTAAAATGTCAACTGGAGGTATATTAGTATAAATGGGGCATAAATGCCCACTTTTATTGCACTGTAATGGAACacactccgcaaaggatcgttaccttgtcgtggtgctggagcttgagcacctcaatgatgccatgagctaaaccgtgaagggccacccaagacgggaaggtcatgacagagaggtcagactaaatgcgatccctggggaaggtaatggcaacccaccccagtattcttgccgtgaaaactaaatggatcagtacaaccagagatatgtcggtataccatcggaagatgagacccccaggtcggaagatggtcaaaatgctactggggaggaacagaggatgagctcaactagccccagacgtgatgacgcagctagctcaaagccgaaaggacggctagcggccgacggtgctggtggtgaacggcgaatccgatgtgctaaggatcaacacaccattggaacctggaatgtaagatctatgagccagggcaaattggatgtagttattggtgagatgtcaagattaaagatagacattctgggcgtcagtgaactgaaatggactggactgggccacttcacatcaaatgaccaccagatctactactgtggacaagaggaccacagaagaaatggagtagccttcataattaatagtaaagtggctaaagcagtgcttggatacaaccccaaaaatgacagaatgatctcaattcgaattcagggcaagccatctaacatcacagtgatccaaatatacgccccaaccacaaatgctgaagaagctgaagtagagcagttctatgaggatctgcagcacctactggacaacacgcctaaaagagatgttattttcatcacaggagactggaatgctaaggtgggcagtcaaatgaaacctcaaattacaggtaagtatggcctgggagaacaaaacgaagcaggacataggctgatagaattttgccaagacaattcactctgcataacaaacactctcttccaacaacctaagagacggctttatacatggacttcaccagatggacaacaccgaaatcagattgattacatcctttgcagccaaaggtggcggacatctgtacagtcggtaaaaactaggcctggagctgactgtagttcagatcacgaacttcttcttgcacaatttaggatcagactaaagagattagggaagacccacagatcagctagatatgagctcactaatattcctcaggaatatgcagtggaggtgaagaatagatttaagggactggacttagtagatagggtcccggaagaactctggacagaagttggcagcattgttcaggaggcggcaacaaaatacatcccaaagaaagagaaaaccaagaaggccaaatggctgtctgctgagacactagaagtagcccaagaaagaaggaaagcaaaaggcaacagcgatagggggagatatgcccgattaaatgcaaaattccagaggttagccagaagagataaggaattatttttaaacaagcaatgcgcggaagtggaagaagacaatagaataggaaggacaagagacctcttccagaaaattagaaacattggaggtaaattccaggccaaaatgggtatgatcaaaaacaaagatggcaaggacctaacagaagaagaagagatcaagaaaaggtggcaagaatatacggaagacctgtataggaaggataacaatatcggggataactttgacggtgtggtcagtgagctagagccagacatcctgaagagtgaggttgaatgggccttaagaagcattgctaataacaaggcagcaggagacgacggcatcccagctgaactgttcaaaatcttgcaagatgatgctgtcaaggtaatgcatgctatatgccagcaaatttggaaaacacaagaatggccatgagactggaaaaaatcaacttatatccccataccaaaaaagggaaacactaaagaatgttcaaactatcgaacagtggcactcatttcacatgccagtaaggtaatgctcaagatcctgcaaggtagacttcagcagttcatggagcgagaattgccagatgtacaagctgggtttagaaaaggcagaggaactagagaccaaattgccaatattcgctggataatggaaaaagccagggagtttcagaaaaacatctatttctgttttattgactattctaaagcctttgactgtgtggaccataacaaattgtggcaagttcttagtggtatggggataccaagtcatcttgtatgcctcctgaagaatctgtataacaaccaagtagcaacagtaagaacagaccacggaacaacggactggtttaagattgggaaaggagtacggcagggctgtatactctcaccctacctattcaacttgtatgcagaacacatcatgcgacaagctggtcttgaggaatccaaggctggagttaaaatctctggaagaaacattaacaatctcagatatgcagatgataccactttgatggctgaaagtgaagaggaactgaggagccttatgatgagggtgaaagaagaaagtgcaaaagctggcttgcagctaaacctcaaaaaaaccaagattatggcaaccagcttgatcgataactggcaaatagagggagaaaatgtagaagcagtgaaagactttgtattcctaggtgcaaagattactgcagatgctgactgcagtcaggaaatcagaagacgcttaatccttgggagaagagcaatgacaaatctcgataaaatagttaagagcagagacatcacactgacaacaaaggcctgcatagttaaagcaatggtgttccctgtagtaacatatggctgcgagagctggaccataaggaaggctgagcgaaggaagatagatgcttttgaactgtggtgttggaggaaaattctgagagtgccttggactgcaagaagatcaaaccagtccatcctccaggaaatcaagccagactgctcacttgagggaatgatattaaaggcaaaactgaaatactttggccacataatgagaagacaggacaccctggagaagatgctgatgctagggagagtggaaggcaaaaggaagaggggccgaccaagggcaagatggatggatgatattctagaggtgacggactcatccctgggggagctgagggtgttgacgaccgacaggaagctctggcgtgggctggtccatgaagtcacgaagagtcggaagcgactaaacgaataaacaacaacaatggaacaCAACTAATAAATGCTTTTCCTTAATTGGTATTATACTGTCTTAATATAAAAGCCATAATGGGACATTATTTTTAACTAGAACCAGACAAAATGCCACAAAGGAGCTTACCAGGCTAGGTGATAGAAAAAAggacagaaggaaagaaggaatggaaaaatctACATGTTAGGTCAGATGGAGATGGCAAATTGAATGAATTAGTCAATAATAGATGGTGCAGATATTACACATAAGCTTTTCAGATGAAAGAGATTACTGCCTCCTCATTTCAATTCTGAAAATACAAAAGGTACAACATTTGTTACTATCTGTTCCTTTCAGTATGTTTGgggaagggtttttttgtttttttcccagtctCCTACCTCCTCAAAAGCATTGCTCAGGACATTTTGACTTTCTATCATCCATCtatgattttttaattttgtttttaaattagtgCATATATGTTAATGTATTTTGGTTTTAAAATGCTAATCATTAGTGTGGTTTTAAATCACATAGTAGTTCACTTGAtatgaaataaaaaggaataattccacaaaattaatgttttataaGATATACAATTAATATTAAACAATATTAAAGTAACTTGGGTTATATAATTATACCAAATGATATAACAAAATATTACATAAAGCTGCAATGGTGCAGCTTCTTCAAGAGGACTGAAATATGTATTTGGGGGGGGAAGATTTGCTATAAATAAAggttagaaaaatatttttctttcaacgATTGGTATAATAATTCTAGTTTTCTATTTGTAGGGCAAACATTTAAGCAGTGTTGTCTTCAGTATGGACCGATATGAAGATATATCTGATTGTGAAGTGGATCACTCTTTCTTTGATAGTGATTTTGAGGAAGAGGTGAAGGAAGATAGAATAACAACAGAAATAGATAAGGTGGAAAGTTCTGAGCATGCACAAATAAAAAGTTCAGTTGTAGATGATTGTCCTTTGAAGCAGGAAGCCAAAGTGATGGAGGATAACAGTACTGAGGAAGAAAAGCGAGTAAAAGAGGCAGAATCTCAGAAGGAACACATGTTAGACAATGGTGCTCATAAATCTGATAATGCTGTTTCTTGGTTAGCTTCTTTGAATCTGGAGGATCCAGTCGATAGAATCAGAGCACAAAATGAACAAACCCTTCAAGAGAATATTCCAGTGCAAATTCCCCAAATAAAGAAAGAATGTGAAGAAAATTACTATACAGATGAAGAAGACAGTAGTGATGACAGCAGAAATCAGAGAGTTAGACACAAGTTCTCTAAACAGTCTAATGGTGCAAAGGTTAATAGGAACattagttcctcctcctcctcttccccatcaTCTAGTTCTGATACAGATTGTTCAGGCACAGGCTCTGATGGTTGCCTGTCAGACTCATCATgctcttcagaaaagaaaaacatgagcAGCTCTCCACTCCTTTCATCAGAACAACAGTCAAGCCAAGGAATAAAGTCAGTGGAAGTAAAACCAAAACTGGGGGACCACACAGAAGAGTCTGAAGATACAGTGACAGATGTAACTCCTCTTTCAACACCGGACATCAGTCCCATCCAATCTTTTGAGCAGGTAGCATCCAATGATAAGAAATTAAAGGTTAAAAGACAGCAAAATGTGAGCCAGGAGTTATATGGTAAGCTTGCAGAACTTCTTAAAGCATATACATGGCAGAAACACCCGGCTTAAAATAATTGGGCATACTTTTTTCTCATTAGAACCTGCGGTGGATCACAGATGTCTTCAAAAGGTTCTGCATGAAGCTATGGACTTGAATCATCTTTTGaaaggtatttttttcttttaatttgtacaATGTCCTTTTTCGCTCCTTACGCTTTTATGAAACTTAATTGCAttccaatacacacacacacacacagacacacacgttGCTTTgaatagcaaaaaaaaatcaaaaacttgCTTGATAGGGCACTTTGAACACGAAAAATATGTTtactatttattcattcttcacaCTTCACACTAGGCGTTGTATAAGTGGAAAAATGTATGAGTTGAAATAAATCAAGCACAATTCAGTCATAGAAAGTTCTATAACAAGTTATGTATTTCTCTTCTCAAATAAAGGTAGGCATGGGTAATGACATACATGTGTTTGATATGGACATGCAAATGAAAATTGTATCTTGATGAGCACATCTTTTACTTCAAACACTTGTAGCCTATCATGATAGTGAATGCATTTGGTTGCTGTAGCTTTTCTGTCCATTGTTGCATCCAAAACTGGATGCACAATTGATCAGTTAAATTATTCTCATCTATGAACATGACTTCTAGTTTTGGAAAAGATGGTAAAGTATTACCCATGTAGAAGCAGCACCAGTATGTCTGTGAAAATTATGGAAGGATTACTAGCTTGGGAGCCAGAGGACTTGATGGGTTGCTATGAACAAtacttgctttgtttgtttgttttttagataGACTGCTCAGAGATTCCTCACCTGGTATTATTTTAGCTTTTAGATAGGGAGATAGGAGAAATAAAGGCTGGAGGAGCATGTGCGTTCTTATATAAAACAGCAGTAATAgtcttttgagagccagtttggtctagtggttaaggcatcaggctagaaactgggaaactgagttctaatcccgccttgggcacaaagccagctgggtgaccttgggccagtccccttcCCTCAAgcctagaaaggaggcagtggcaaaccacttctgaaaaagcttgccaagaaaactgcagggacttgtccaggcagtctctgagaatcagatatgattgaacagatttaaaaaaaatcaattaaaggtggtggtggtgattgctGTTTGAGGCTTATCTGATTATTTATATGCATTTCAGTTGGGCCTTGAGTTTCAATTAATTACTTTGGTCACTTTGGTGAATAATCTACATGGGGACTCAGTGGGAAGGGTCCCCTTTCAGTCTCTTGGACTTCTTGAAAGCTTTTAGTAGCATTTATTGTGATGATATTACAACTGTGGGATTGGGCTTTAGTGATATTGTATAGCAGTAATAGATGTCTTTACTGTTGGGTTCTCTAGAAGGCGGTGCTGTGAGACCACCATTCAGCACCAAAGATCTTGGCTACAGTGTTCTTTTCTGTCTTGCATGTTGTATAACATATATGTGAAATCATTGAGATTATCAAGAATTTTACAATTCTCACCTCTATTGCTCTTTGTTAGGAATCATTAACTTTTCTTGAATATTATCTGATTTTAATAATGGGTTGGATAAAGGTGAACAAACTGAAATTTAGTTTAGATAAAATGAGGTGTTGTTGGTCAGTAGACAGTTTAGCAGTGTAGTTCATTAGCATGTTTTGGAGGAGATTTTGCTTCCCCTGAATAGATTTGTAGCTTGCAAAATCTTCTCGATTCTCCTTTCCCCAGATCTTCATATAGTAGCAACAAGAACATCTGGGTAAACATGATTGTACCAATACTTTAATCTAATCTGGCAATTGTTATTCATTATGCCCATGAGGATCTCAATTGATCCACCTTCCTGATATGCATCACTTTTCCTTGTTGTGATAAAATGCCTCATAGAGATGAGATACTCTGCCTTTGCTAAGCACTAAAGTGAAATCAAGCTGAGTTAGTGGCCTTTATTCTGCGAGAAGTGGCCTTTATACTGTGCATCACAAAAGCCCTATTGTCCAATTGAACCACCACAGCCACTCAGCCCCACCAGTTAGAAGCAGGTTACCACAGTGCTTTAATGGACTGCTTTACTCAGATCTGcattgaaatgaaacttaacttCAAAGGTTTGGACACTCCTAATGTTCATACTTAATTACATCTAGATTATTGCAACAAAATCTATAGGGCTATGCCTGAAGGATACCAAAAAAGttcaattaatttaaaatgtgaCAAGACAGTAAACTACAGCACAATTGAAAAATCTGCAGTGGTTGCCAGTTGTTTTCTAGGTTCAGTCCAAAGTATTTgtgttaaaatattaattagcTATTATCTGGCCATATGAACCTACAATGAATTTACCAGGTTATTAAGTTTTAAAgaaccttatttttttaaaaaaaatccataaggcTATTAACAATAAATCCAACTGAGAATGTAAAATCAATAAATGGGTCCTCAAATACTTTGTCCCATTTAATTGTTCTTCACTTGATATGAGAAGTCTTGTGGCAAGGTATTGTGATGTATTGCTGATGTCATGTAAGCAGATTCTGTATTAAGACATGCTGATGGTCAGAAGTGTTTCAAGAGTTGAGCTGGAAGCAAGATTTCTTCATGCTATTAATACCAAAATACAATATCTGTGTATCTGTTTCTCTCTGTATATATCAATATTAATGTGATGAAGTTTACCAGTTTTCAAGAATGTGTTGAAAGAAAATAGGTgagaaaaataaagaggaaaactGTGAAGTGTTTATAACTTTAAGGGGAAGCATAAAAGATACCTGTATGAGATACTGtatcagatgttttaaaaataacaatttaaaatctTAGTTCATCATTTCAACATGAATCTACAGTTCATGTATGTAGATTTTGTCCTGAGGTCCAGAAATGGGAAGGTCTGGGCTGACtgggagaaaagtattttaatagGTCAGTGCTAAGAATAAGATTTTTCATCCAGACTCAGCCTATCAGTTTATTATTAATAAAGAAAGTCTCCTTCCTGTGAGTCCTTTGAGTAACAGGTTCTAAATTGCTAacatctaccctttctaatctggAACCGGAtagcaaattttttaaaaagggtgaatCCATATAATGAAGATGGCATTAGAATGGCTGAGTCAGTTTCTTGAGGACAGTATTCTTACATTTAACATCCCCACCCctgttttttgcaaaaaaaaaataacaggaaataACCTGCTTGCTGTCCTGCTAGTCTttgataagattttttttttgtccatggCATTGCctatagcagtatttctcaaccttaacaactttaaggtactgtatgtggacttcagctcccagaattccccagtatgctggctggcgaattctgggagttgaagtccacatataaagttgccaaggttgagaaacactggcctacagaGACAGACAGGGATtcacagaatatatttttaattttttttggtatATGTAAATGTTTGAAGTTGTTCATTACTCTTATAACAACTGTTGTTTAATCTGGGGTTTGGAGGCTttacttagatttttttaattgaattacTGTGTTTCAGATACTAAACAATATATTTTCAACTGTATTCCATAGGGTTATATGATAGAGCAAGACGGGGGTAATTTATCCATTGCAGAAAACTAAAGCATTCTAATATAGAAGACATTCTCTATATAGAGAGGCATCAAGCAATGAAGGGTTGAGATGTGTAAGTTACTCTTTAATGTATAGTAAACATATAGCTGTTTCACTGCATTTCAATATGAAAACAGAAATTTAATATTATAAAAAGATCATTATTGGCCACTTGATTTTCTGTAGCGAAGATTCTTTTTCTGACCAAGCCAAACACCATAGTCAAAGAGCTCTTCCAGAAAGCGTTGGCCTTTCTTTGAGAAGATCCAGAGAGATGAGGAGTGGATTGGATTAGATGCCACCAATGGACAACTCATGAGAAGTcagaagagaaagaatgaaaacattTCTGCTTTATATCAATAAATGCTTACAAGGAAGAAAGTTGCTGCTTTCCCCTTGGACAGCCAAGGTGCTCCAGCAGTTTAGCTGAGTCTCATGTAATCCTCAGCATGGTCCCAATTTCTAAACTAGATTGGTGGGGAGATTGCAGTGTGATGAACAGATTGATTCCCACCTAACTCTTCAGCTTTAAAGTTGGGATTAAGCTATTTATCATGCTTATCAGAGGCCACCATACAAATTTAATGAGTAAAATGGTTGAAATCTGATTTTGAATAGCAGCTTCCAGTGCTACAACACACAAACACTATAATTGAAGACAATTGCTGAAGCAAATTCATGATTTAtcattttcccatttaaagaaaaacactaaACAGATAAATGATTTTGAGCTAGCAAAAAATAACTTTTCAGAATCCAGACTTTTATCATAGAATACCTTTAAATGAAATCATTATCCCTTGGGCCAAAGTGCCTTTAATGAGTATTTGTTTGTAATAAACACATAGTATGCACTTTAGATTTAATTGTGATAAAAACTTCTATGTCATGCAGGAATGAGACACAGAGGAGAGAAGGAGGTAGCAGGAGTAGACTAAACTATGTTCTACTCCTAAATTGTATTTCCGTGTTCTGTCAGTTTGGGAATTTAAAGTTGAATATCTGTTCATCATGCACATGGTAGAAGTTGTTAGTAGCCATGTTAATATGTGGGATTAAACAGTTTAGCATTGCAAAGGCATGCTCCAGTATCTTCAGTTTGTACAGTCCCACTCCTTTTCTACTTCTGTTTCAGATTAGCTACTGTTGTACCTGGTTAATCTTAATGATTATAACAAGCTAATTTCATAATTTGTGGCTTGAAGCTGCCATGTTGCACTGTATATAAAATGATCCGCAGTTTATATGAGTTTAGAGACATAAAAGCAAACTTCCAATACTGGAAGAAGAGCGATGAACTGATTAGTCCAAGGCTAATGTTTATAATACTGCTATTTGTGTTGTTATTTGTATACTTTGGGTAGCCCTGCTTTATAAAAAGGAACTCCTGAACTATATTACTGGTTCAGCAACTTTCCTCTGTACAATTTACTACAGATGCCTCACTAGCTAGTTGCAGAGACTGAATGTCTTTTCAAAGACGTGGAGTTGAGTACTTGTAACCATTCTAGAAGAATCTCAACTATTTATTCTACcaaacaattatatttttaacagTGATACCCACAAATTTCAAATGGTTGTCCCAATCTTTCCTCCTCTAACAGTACTGCCCTATTATAGCCCTAGTATACATTTTTGATGGAAAACGATTCAGAAATGCTTGACTTGCTAATCTAGGAGACAAACGACATTGTAGCTAAAGCATAAGTGTATAAGTGTTTTATGTTTTGCAGTATTTTAATTCCTTACTAAAGTTTAggcaaaataatatttatgtacTGAATAGATTTTTAGGCTGCTGCAATCTTATGCTCTCCTcagtttacagaaataaaaacatccaTAGCACAACAATGTTAACTAAAAgagtaaaaccattaaaaataattaaaattaaaataacttccCAATTGCAATTAACAATTGCAGTGGGGCTAAGTTACTTAATTAAAAGCTCCTCAGAAGAGTTTCCTTTTGACCAGCTTccagaaagccagcagggtcaggacaACTTGAATTTCTCAGGGAAGGCTATTTCTCAACACTGGAACAGTGACAGAGAAGCTTCTCTTCCTAGCATTGATCCATAATTTTGCACTAgtaaaaattaacatttttttctgtattgtttatATTGGCCAAGTCAATTCTGGTTGAAA
Coding sequences within it:
- the CFAP97 gene encoding cilia- and flagella-associated protein 97; translation: MDRYEDISDCEVDHSFFDSDFEEEVKEDRITTEIDKVESSEHAQIKSSVVDDCPLKQEAKVMEDNSTEEEKRVKEAESQKEHMLDNGAHKSDNAVSWLASLNLEDPVDRIRAQNEQTLQENIPVQIPQIKKECEENYYTDEEDSSDDSRNQRVRHKFSKQSNGAKVNRNISSSSSSSPSSSSDTDCSGTGSDGCLSDSSCSSEKKNMSSSPLLSSEQQSSQGIKSVEVKPKLGDHTEESEDTVTDVTPLSTPDISPIQSFEQVASNDKKLKVKRQQNVSQELYEPAVDHRCLQKVLHEAMDLNHLLKAFLHLEKKDQQELALDQSSIGSRKNYSFTNEEVRQIDRENQRLLKELTKHSAKPRSKSASVKKPSGSTPKMYHSAINRQKEQQRIDRENLAFLRRLEAVKPSAGMKRSEQLMDYQRQISYLRSAPSPRRGKSALNHHSPSRGTSRASSHSASSNINRRSEKPVFDSSTGALQHLNPSNIHGAWL